The Nitrospira sp. sequence CTTTGAGCGGGATCTCAAGCCCACGGTATCCGTGAATATGCCCGCCATGTATCTCTTTCACGGCGTTCAGCACCTGTGTCATGTGAATGTGATCATCTTCGAGCGCGACCATGAACAACGTATTGCGATCGATCGAGCCACCGGTTCCGGAGACCGTCCCGGTCTGGCCTCTGCCTCCCACACCCGTGATCATCGTGTAGCCCTTGATTCCCAGGTTCTGAAACAAGGCAAGGATCTCCTCTTCAAGTTTCTCCCCACAGACAATCTGCAGCATCTTCATGATCGTGCTCCTGGACCGCTGTGCCGTTGGCCGGCCGGTCCTTGATAGGGTGGTCTTCCTGCCAGGCTATGTTGTTCGGCCACGTTGTGCCTGCCCTGCTCAAACGACGAGGCAGAAATCGGAGTCAGCGTCAGATGTCCGGGGGTGAAGTCAGGCTTCGATGTGCGCGCCATTCTCTCTCTGTGAAGACTGTCAATTACTGAAGATAGCCCAAGACATCCTCTTCACGAACAAGCACTAACGCGTCATCCTCACCCTCCACTTCTCTGGCGGCGTGTTTATCGTACAGGATACGCTCGCCCGGCTTGAGGGTGGTCTTCACAAAGGTCTTCTTCTTGACCTTTTCCTTCGAATCCTTGTCCTCGACAAAGTGGCCAGCCCCCACGGCGAGGACCTCTCCTTCCTCCGGTTTCTCTTGCGCGGTGTCCGGGATGATAATGCCGCTAGCGCTCTTCTCCCTCGGTTCGCTGGTCCTGATCAAAACCCAATCGTGCAAGGGTTGTAATTTCATCGACGTCCGTCCTTTCATTCACGCGTGGAGTATACACGAAGCCGGGAAGAATCATGAGAGGGTAGGAGTAGACATGCCGCATATGAGTCCCAAGAGCATGGAAAGGCCATCGCAACGGAGCGCACATCCTATTTCTTCTTTTTGCAAATCTCGACGATCGCTTGAACCTCACCATCTCTTGGGTTCACCATCAACAACATGCCCTTATGCTCCAGGTCTCTCTTAAACAAGGTGGCATAACTATCATCGCGACG is a genomic window containing:
- a CDS encoding co-chaperone GroES is translated as MKLQPLHDWVLIRTSEPREKSASGIIIPDTAQEKPEEGEVLAVGAGHFVEDKDSKEKVKKKTFVKTTLKPGERILYDKHAAREVEGEDDALVLVREEDVLGYLQ